One Candidatus Dependentiae bacterium genomic region harbors:
- a CDS encoding ABC-F family ATP-binding cassette domain-containing protein has product MILVSGLSLRYGTRDIFDNVSFSLKRGMSLGLVGRNGAGKSTLLRILAGYEKADSGSISIENGKKMAYLPQEVVLTSDRTVFDEAFAVFDELDRDLEELKKLEALIEKGELYEIDDIERYAALHERLANADKHAALKQTLLVLSGLGFDEFKQKQSVSELSTGWKMRLVLAKLLLQKADFYCFDEPTNHLDIVAKDWFLKFLKSDVKSYLLVTHDRYFLDHACNEVLEVENGEITWYKGNYSQYVEQKDAERERLVQASKLQQRDIERKEELIAKFKAKASKAAFARSLQRKLDDMEVIEIPPVLPTVHFSFAGVEQSGAHPLRIKNLAMQFGDKKLFSGVECEIQRGEKVALVAANGVGKSTLMNILADKLKPTVGEFAWGYNTKMAYFEQDQLLALDQNKTILEEITANCARVSESEMRRMLGCFLFSGDDVHKKIRVLSGGEQNRVAMVKVLLQKSNFLLLDEPTNHLDLFIKHVLLQALTQYTGTLLFVSHDQDFLSKLATRIIELTPQGLRDYKGNYDYYLWSKEKEAKEDAARLASQPEVKQVQKKHEVATSHAKINYEKELAALDKKIKHLEGALAQKAHQLEGHTYGTQPFVAITAELELMQKQLTELNGEWDLLFEAQSSQEK; this is encoded by the coding sequence ATGATTTTAGTAAGTGGACTGTCGTTGCGGTATGGTACGCGCGATATTTTTGATAACGTTTCTTTTTCCCTTAAGCGTGGGATGTCTTTGGGTCTTGTTGGTAGGAATGGGGCTGGAAAATCAACGCTTTTAAGGATTTTAGCAGGATACGAAAAAGCAGATTCTGGAAGTATTTCGATAGAAAATGGCAAAAAAATGGCCTATCTTCCACAGGAAGTTGTATTGACCTCGGATCGTACGGTTTTTGATGAAGCTTTTGCCGTTTTTGATGAGCTTGATCGTGATTTGGAAGAGCTAAAAAAGCTAGAGGCTTTGATAGAAAAAGGTGAACTGTATGAAATTGATGATATTGAACGGTATGCAGCGCTTCATGAGCGTCTTGCAAATGCCGATAAGCATGCAGCCTTAAAGCAAACGCTATTGGTTCTTTCTGGCCTAGGGTTTGACGAATTTAAGCAAAAACAATCGGTTTCGGAGTTGAGTACGGGCTGGAAAATGCGACTTGTTTTGGCAAAATTGTTGTTACAAAAAGCAGATTTTTATTGTTTTGACGAACCAACTAACCACTTGGATATTGTTGCTAAAGACTGGTTCTTAAAATTTCTTAAAAGTGATGTGAAATCGTATCTTTTGGTGACTCACGATCGGTATTTCCTTGATCATGCGTGTAATGAAGTTTTGGAAGTAGAAAATGGTGAAATTACTTGGTACAAAGGCAATTATTCTCAGTATGTTGAGCAAAAGGATGCAGAACGTGAACGATTGGTTCAGGCATCAAAATTGCAGCAGCGAGATATTGAGCGCAAAGAAGAATTGATTGCAAAGTTTAAGGCTAAAGCTTCAAAGGCAGCGTTTGCGCGAAGCTTGCAACGGAAACTTGATGATATGGAAGTGATTGAGATTCCGCCCGTTCTTCCAACAGTTCATTTTTCGTTTGCTGGTGTAGAGCAGTCGGGGGCTCATCCGCTGCGTATCAAAAATCTTGCGATGCAATTTGGGGATAAAAAACTTTTTTCTGGTGTTGAGTGTGAAATTCAGCGAGGCGAAAAAGTTGCCTTAGTTGCGGCAAACGGTGTTGGTAAATCAACACTCATGAATATTTTGGCCGATAAGTTAAAACCTACTGTTGGAGAATTTGCGTGGGGCTATAATACAAAAATGGCCTATTTTGAGCAGGATCAGCTGTTGGCGTTGGATCAAAATAAAACAATTTTGGAAGAAATAACTGCAAACTGTGCGCGGGTAAGTGAATCAGAGATGCGTCGCATGTTGGGATGTTTTCTTTTCTCTGGTGATGATGTTCATAAAAAAATTCGCGTGCTCAGTGGTGGCGAACAAAATCGCGTTGCGATGGTAAAAGTGTTGCTTCAAAAATCAAATTTCCTTTTGCTTGATGAACCGACAAACCATTTGGATCTTTTTATTAAACATGTGTTATTGCAAGCGTTGACGCAGTACACCGGTACATTGTTATTTGTTTCTCACGATCAAGATTTTTTGAGTAAGCTTGCAACACGTATAATTGAATTAACGCCTCAAGGCTTGCGTGATTACAAGGGTAATTACGATTATTATTTGTGGTCAAAAGAAAAAGAAGCAAAAGAAGATGCGGCTCGGTTGGCAAGTCAACCAGAAGTAAAGCAAGTTCAAAAAAAACATGAAGTCGCTACCTCTCATGCCAAAATAAATTATGAAAAAGAGCTTGCGGCCCTTGATAAAAAAATTAAACACCTTGAAGGCGCGTTAGCGCAAAAAGCTCATCAACTTGAGGGGCACACATATGGAACTCAACCGTTTGTTGCAATAACAGCTGAACTTGAGCTGATGCAAAAACAACTTACAGAATTAAATGGCGAGTGGGATCTGTTGTTTGAGGCACAATCAAGCCAAGAAAAATAG